The Triticum aestivum cultivar Chinese Spring chromosome 7B, IWGSC CS RefSeq v2.1, whole genome shotgun sequence genome window below encodes:
- the LOC123161724 gene encoding uncharacterized protein isoform X1, with protein MENLSVLVLDQDPVSLWTISNTLARFNFKVLPFHTPEEALDSLKRGVAKDEELDLIVAEVHPGNTELGTLVLFYHILNELEVPLITMCAYDEAVSARMTLGTCFNVVKPLDTETINFLRMRALQHRSIKNHRSETEDEEQDALNANVYSDNLGRSMWSSELHKKFLQAVEVLGASATAGKIHQYMNAKDLNLTRQHVASHLQKHRLRAQRLSQGYQHYASMKELSEMISSSYKLASAKPNNYLATTQTQSTHGVASSIWDKYPGIVWTNVEGSSAASAMWYNYPGKPWGQVGESSARAEVSQINAGPPSVLIHGTKSIWDRYEESLQYYNGSPANKREVLPVKSKTLDVYGRKIFINLEREETSRTEAAGKIVIGLESVDMHEGTMDNVHAAVTPQKDTMEKVCAAVTPQKDAMDEVHAAAIPHGVNEVPAAAMGAGDLMDLGSEALLDGMDNYHPSAENAQSEPFSDSEWDELEKFWMNRMEGQGQEQQGLVPLDLLLVDGIAPDELLQEDEAWNQALQPANVVNNAPIAEEPATGDAPVYDLANQSGVIADNVFWVWSPQFAGDDYGMLF; from the exons ATGGAAAATCTTTCAGTTTTAGTTCTTGATCAGGATCCGGTTTCCCTGTGGACCATCTCCAATACGCTTGCTAGATTCAACTTCAAAG TTCTTCCTTTCCATACACCGGAAGAGGCCCTAGATTCCCTTAAAAGGGGGGTTGCTAAAGATGAGGAGCTTGATTTGATAGTAGCGGAAGTTCATCCTGGCAATACAGAGTTGGGCACCTTGGTGCTGTTTTACCACATCCTGAATGAACTTGAAGTGCCTCTCATCA CTATGTGTGCTTATGATGAGGCAGTCTCTGCACGCATGACCCTTGGAACATGCTTCAATGTGGTTAAGCCGTTGGATACTGAAACCATCAATTTTCTGAGGATGAGAGCACTGCAACACAGGTCTATTAAAAATCACAGGTCTGAAACTGAGGATGAAGAACAAGATGCGTTGAACGCAAATGTCTATTCCGATAATCTGGGTCGGTCCATGTGGAGCAGTGAGCTCCACAAAAAGTTCTTGCAGGCTGTTGAAGTGCTTGGGGCGT CTGCCACGGCTGGAAAAATTCACCAGTACATGAATGCCAAGGATTTGAATTTGACCAGACAGCATGTCGCAAGCCATCTCCAG AAACACCGGCTGCGGGCGCAGAGGTTATCTCAGGGTTATCAACATTATGCCAGCATGAAAGAATTATCTGAGATGATTTCATCGTCATACAAGTTAGCCAGTGCTAAACCCAATAATTATCTGGCAACAACCCAGACGCAGTCCACACATGGGGTTGCCTCTTCTATCTGGGACAAGTACCCTGGGATCGTGTGGACAAATGTGGAGGGAAGTTCAGCTGCCTCTGCTATGTGGTACAATTACCCCGGAAAGCCGTGGGGACAAGTGGGGGAGAGTTCGGCCAGGGCAGAAGTTTCCCAGATTAATGCAGGCCCACCTTCTGTTCTGATACATGGTACCAAGTCCATTTGGGACCGGTACGAGGAGAGCCTGCAGTACTATAATGGGAGCCCGGCAAATAAACGTGAGGTGCTGCCTGTGAAGAGCAAAACACTTGATGTATATGGACGCAAGATTTTCATCAACCTGGAGAGAGAGGAGACCAGTCGTACTGAAGCAGCAGGCAAGATTGTCATCGGCCTGGAGAGCGTTGACATGCACGAAGGCACCATGGACAACGTGCATGCTGCAGTTACTCCGCagaaagataccatggagaaggtGTGTGCCGCAGTTACTCCGCAGAAAGATGCCATGGACGAGGTGCACGCCGCAGCTATTCCGCATGGAGTGAATGAGGTGCCTGCTGCAGCCATGGGCGCTGGTGATCTGATGGACCTTGGGAGTGAAGCCCTGCTTGACGGTATGGACAACTACCACCCCAGTGCAGAGAATGCGCAGTCTGAGCCTTTCAGTGACTCGGAATGGGATGAGTTGGagaaattctggatgaaccggaTGGAAGGACAGGGCCAGGAGCAGCAAGGCCTCGTACCACTGGATCTGCTCCTGGTAGACGGCATTGCGCCAGATGAACTGCTCCAGGAAGACGAAGCCTGGAACCAGGCGCTTCAGCCGGCGAACGTCGTCAACAACGCACCCATAGCTGAGGAACCCGCCACTGGAGACGCCCCGGTGTACGATCTTGCGAACCAGTCCGGCGTCATCGCCGACAACGTGTTCTGGGTCTGGAGCCCCCAGTTTGCGGGCGATGACTACGGCATGCTGTTCTAG
- the LOC123161724 gene encoding uncharacterized protein isoform X2 yields the protein MCAYDEAVSARMTLGTCFNVVKPLDTETINFLRMRALQHRSIKNHRSETEDEEQDALNANVYSDNLGRSMWSSELHKKFLQAVEVLGASATAGKIHQYMNAKDLNLTRQHVASHLQKHRLRAQRLSQGYQHYASMKELSEMISSSYKLASAKPNNYLATTQTQSTHGVASSIWDKYPGIVWTNVEGSSAASAMWYNYPGKPWGQVGESSARAEVSQINAGPPSVLIHGTKSIWDRYEESLQYYNGSPANKREVLPVKSKTLDVYGRKIFINLEREETSRTEAAGKIVIGLESVDMHEGTMDNVHAAVTPQKDTMEKVCAAVTPQKDAMDEVHAAAIPHGVNEVPAAAMGAGDLMDLGSEALLDGMDNYHPSAENAQSEPFSDSEWDELEKFWMNRMEGQGQEQQGLVPLDLLLVDGIAPDELLQEDEAWNQALQPANVVNNAPIAEEPATGDAPVYDLANQSGVIADNVFWVWSPQFAGDDYGMLF from the exons ATGTGTGCTTATGATGAGGCAGTCTCTGCACGCATGACCCTTGGAACATGCTTCAATGTGGTTAAGCCGTTGGATACTGAAACCATCAATTTTCTGAGGATGAGAGCACTGCAACACAGGTCTATTAAAAATCACAGGTCTGAAACTGAGGATGAAGAACAAGATGCGTTGAACGCAAATGTCTATTCCGATAATCTGGGTCGGTCCATGTGGAGCAGTGAGCTCCACAAAAAGTTCTTGCAGGCTGTTGAAGTGCTTGGGGCGT CTGCCACGGCTGGAAAAATTCACCAGTACATGAATGCCAAGGATTTGAATTTGACCAGACAGCATGTCGCAAGCCATCTCCAG AAACACCGGCTGCGGGCGCAGAGGTTATCTCAGGGTTATCAACATTATGCCAGCATGAAAGAATTATCTGAGATGATTTCATCGTCATACAAGTTAGCCAGTGCTAAACCCAATAATTATCTGGCAACAACCCAGACGCAGTCCACACATGGGGTTGCCTCTTCTATCTGGGACAAGTACCCTGGGATCGTGTGGACAAATGTGGAGGGAAGTTCAGCTGCCTCTGCTATGTGGTACAATTACCCCGGAAAGCCGTGGGGACAAGTGGGGGAGAGTTCGGCCAGGGCAGAAGTTTCCCAGATTAATGCAGGCCCACCTTCTGTTCTGATACATGGTACCAAGTCCATTTGGGACCGGTACGAGGAGAGCCTGCAGTACTATAATGGGAGCCCGGCAAATAAACGTGAGGTGCTGCCTGTGAAGAGCAAAACACTTGATGTATATGGACGCAAGATTTTCATCAACCTGGAGAGAGAGGAGACCAGTCGTACTGAAGCAGCAGGCAAGATTGTCATCGGCCTGGAGAGCGTTGACATGCACGAAGGCACCATGGACAACGTGCATGCTGCAGTTACTCCGCagaaagataccatggagaaggtGTGTGCCGCAGTTACTCCGCAGAAAGATGCCATGGACGAGGTGCACGCCGCAGCTATTCCGCATGGAGTGAATGAGGTGCCTGCTGCAGCCATGGGCGCTGGTGATCTGATGGACCTTGGGAGTGAAGCCCTGCTTGACGGTATGGACAACTACCACCCCAGTGCAGAGAATGCGCAGTCTGAGCCTTTCAGTGACTCGGAATGGGATGAGTTGGagaaattctggatgaaccggaTGGAAGGACAGGGCCAGGAGCAGCAAGGCCTCGTACCACTGGATCTGCTCCTGGTAGACGGCATTGCGCCAGATGAACTGCTCCAGGAAGACGAAGCCTGGAACCAGGCGCTTCAGCCGGCGAACGTCGTCAACAACGCACCCATAGCTGAGGAACCCGCCACTGGAGACGCCCCGGTGTACGATCTTGCGAACCAGTCCGGCGTCATCGCCGACAACGTGTTCTGGGTCTGGAGCCCCCAGTTTGCGGGCGATGACTACGGCATGCTGTTCTAG